The Choloepus didactylus isolate mChoDid1 chromosome 15, mChoDid1.pri, whole genome shotgun sequence genome segment taaggcttcatttattgatatggacctactaagcagagattctgaatTCAATGCTGTAGCTTGAAGGGTTACAAAGGGCTTAAAAGTTTGTTCGagtggttggctgaagcatgtATCAAAAGGTGGCCTACATTACTGAAGTCAAAATGTCAAAACTGCCCTGGTATGATGTAGATGAGGGAGTCCCAAGGCTTAGATAGAATGGAacattagagtggatttatcatgtaggACCTGCTCACCCAACCCAAGAATGAACAGTGGACACATCTTTCACCAAGACTTTGAGGAATAAATTGGTAAGAGCAACTCCGTCATCCCTGAAGTgctctgtggttgctcttctTTGTAGGCCAGATATTACTGGGGTAACTGATGCCACTTTACTTAAATCCTTACAAAAAATGGAGACGATCAGATCCTGGGTTGGCAGGAAccaagtggcagcacttatcGCCAAAGACACAGTGGGAGTGGCTATAGTAATGGACAGCAGAGTCAAAAGCAGTAATCACAGTAGTCTGATTTACAAAGACCTACGGCACTGGTTAGTTGATCTTGGAGTACCCAGATGTGAAATATGTGGGCAGTCTAtgaaattcttacttgatctgtataagcagaagaattccagGTCAAGTGAACAGAACTCTAACTTGagtcatgtgctggtttgaatctgttatgtacctcagaaaaacctatgttcttttaatccaatcttgtggagtcagacctattgtggatgagacattttgattaggttgtttccatggtgatgtgaccccacctgttcaaggtgagtcttaattcccttgctgggttcctctgtgagaggataaaaaaaggcagagacatttcagagatagctcagagaagctaaaagagaaagaaaatgccctgggagaagcaagaagggtCCACAGAAACtaaagaagccattttgaaaccagaatccaggagaagaagaagaacagatattgccacgtgctttcccatgtgacagaggaaccccggatgccatcagcctttcctcagagaagttatctgcctcttgatgccttaatttggaaattttcatggccttagcactgtaaatttgcaacttaataaatccccattgaaaaagccaacccatttttggtatattgcattccagcagctttagcaaactgaaacaagtcACAAAAGCAGAGAATTACAAcccctcaatcaattcccagacttgagagagtttacagatccagaaccccttgaatgaagggatggatgggtccccttggggaaggaccctgctatACTACCAAAAATGAATAGTGTTAATCCTCTTCCCAGCTTTCCTCAgagggacctatggccttttatcAGGGTGACTGTGTACTGGGGAAAAGGAAGTGATTAGCCATTTGAGGGTAGTTTTTGACAGTGGCTCTGAACTGGCTAATTCCatgagacccaaaatgtcactcttgtcCACAGTCAGAGTAGGAGCTCATGGAGGTCAAAGTGATCACTAGAGTTTTAACTCAGGTCCATTTCACAGTGGGTCTCTGAACCCATTTTGTGGTTATCTCCCCAGTACTGGAATGCAAAATTGGAGTAGACATACTCAGTAACGTGCAGAATCACCATGTTGGTTCTCTGATTTGAGGAGTGGGGGCTGTTAGGGTAagaaaggccaaatggaagccactggaactgcCTCTTCctaacaaaatagtaaatcaaaagaaataccatgttcttggagagattacagagattagtgccaccatcaaggacttataaaatgcaggggtggtgattcccatcacatcttcattcaatttttttatttggcTTGTGCAGAAAACAGCTGGGTTTTGGAGGATGACAAtcgattatcataaacttaacgaAGTGGTGACTCAATTTGCAGTTACTTTAAATTATAAAGTATAAATGGGATtacttcttggcatttgctctaaGGCCAGCTGCTGGGCAGAAAGGGTTTAGCCCTTGGAATAAACTCCTGAGACAAGTACAATTGGTCATGACCTAACCTTGGAATATTGTTCAGGAGTATATAAAATACTCTCCCGTGTATTATTGTAGCCACTTAATATCTTGACACCTTTCTTGCACATAATCTTATGATTCCATGGAAAGCTTATTTCACACCAGTCTTTCAATGAAAATTCTAAGATACCCACCTtaacattttcaaatgttaatgGGCAAGTGGAAGATGCTCTGATCCccaatttgttttctgttttccctaCATGAAGGCCTTCAATATCACGATCTACTAAGAAGCAAGTAATTCCTTTATATCCCTAaaaagaagatttaaaatatcattacCACTCGGATTTGTAAGATTCCTTTCCTCCAAAGAGCTCAAAGTTAAAAGGAAACTATAAATGGACTTTAGTAATAAATACTAATGGATTCAGAATCACAACATATGTTTTATGAAACAAGAATGATTGCAGGACATTAGATCCCCCAAATCAAGAACTTTaccaatactttttttttgttcagcAACCATCATGGCTATTAAAATTATTAAGTCACCCCAAGGTATCACATATTCCatgttttaaattgaattttattaaatacttTAAAGTTTTAACAGTTTAATTCAATTGAATGTTACACTAGagaaaagacaaagataaaatgtACCTACCATTTTGCTGTATGTCTGTTTTCTAGTGgaacaaaatacttaaaaatattctatatagttttcttaaatttattttttaaatagaaattttgaaactCTAAAAGATTAAAGACTAACTTCCTGTATAACATATCAGGAGATAATGAATGAATGGTTCTCCATGTAATTAATAATTACACCAACAAAATTTATtttgggaaattaaaaaataaggtgAAAAGATATCAGTTCATATCTAACATTTTCACTGGGAAGAATGAAGAATGTAAGATTAAGtcctaaaaagaaacagaaggaagaaaagaaaaagaaataaagaaaaaagatgggggtgggggggggagtaaTTTTGTTTCAAACTTACAATGGAAGGGTCTATATTTGCCAACACCAGGAAAAGCTCTGCATACTCGGCACTGCTGATCCACATCTTTGACCCATTGATGACATAATAATCTCCTTTTTTTTCAGCTCTGGTTTTCAAAGCAAATGGGTCACTACCTGCTCCAGACTCTGACAGGCAGAAACTTCCAATCTACACGtgtgagaaaaaaaatctagattaTTATAACTGAATTTTTAAGCTGTATTAATTCTTATACTCCTTTATGGcaaaacggacatttgtaaatcaATCCTTTAGCTAGTTTTAAAAGCCTGTACTTACCAAAATAAGCATTCTATCCAggtatttattattttccaaaatttatccTACTATTTGTTTAAGAGACAAAAACTTAAGAGTTATATTTAaggttaaatttaattaaattgctTCTAATAATTATAGTAGAAAGACCTCTCAATGTAAAGGATATCATTGCCAAAGGAACTAGAAAATATAattggaataaaaagaaataattttattgtctGATGTTTATTCTCTAAAATTCCAAGAGGAAAACGAGAGGCAGAATGTATTTTTCTAGCAGTATTGAGCATTGCTAATATTAATAGTAAATTCTACATCTCTTCTGAAAATATCCTAAATTTAGAAAAGGTAAGATCCATTTCAACAGCTTGTCTCAACTCACTTTTTCTGTGCACAGCTTGGTCAAATAGGTGGCCTTTTGTTCTTCTGTTCCATGCTTTTTAATCAGCTTGTTAATTATTGTATTCTGGAGGTCACACACGAGAGCCACAGATGCATCAACTTTGGCCAATTCCTCTATCACcaggacagaagaaaaaaatgaagctcCTGTTCCTCCATATTTTGGGTCGACTTCAATACCCATCaactaaaggaaaaagaaggaaatgcaGGTTAAGAAAGCTATTTTTATATGGGGAAATTTCTCGTAAGAacaagttcaaaaataaattatgagCACACGTGctgaattaaaaacttttgtatgtatattttattttaatttgatacGGACGTTTTGTTATATTACAAGTCACAAAAAAGTCTATAGCAGAAAttatgtatatttgaaaaggaTGAAATTATATGCTAGAACTATTACTTGTTTCCTTTGGGTCTgtttttaacaaaatgaaaataagagaagTAAAATGCTTTGAAGGATAAATGAATGgaataagaaaatgagaaagtatCTCATACAACCTAACTATATTGCAATAACCTTTCTTGCTAAGAATTGTCATTGCTCCCTTGAAGACTTTGGGTGGTGTTTTGGTTCGCCTCTTTTATACTGCTTTCAACATACAAAGAAAGTAATCTAGCCCCAGTGGGAACATCTACAGCTCAGTTTGATTTGGCATATGCTCTTTTTCTAGTCAGGCTCTTCCACTTTCTTACGTTGACTCTTTTGGCCACGATAATATTTGATTAGCAATTCCTTCTGGGGAAATGAGTTATTTTAGCAAGTCCAGGATGGTTAGCTGACAGTGCTCAGTGGTGTTTGCCAGAGCCAAGCTGCACAATGCATGCTGGTAAACACAACTGAATGTTGGCCAAGGCTTTCCAATAACTCTGAGCAAAATCTGACTGTTCAGTAACTACTTCCAAGTCTGGAATACGAAACTTTCATAGTAGTCCATTTTTAATTGTCCTCATTTCAGAAAGAGAAGGTGTGTACATGTAATTCAAGCATAAAAAAGCTGTCAAATCAAGGAAGGATAATGCTCCATTTTATCTAGACACATTTGGAACCACACTACAGTCTGTTTGTGGTTATTATGTTCAGGCAGAAGGAGAACTTACTGATATAAAGGTAGAACCACAAAGGAGAAGGATTGAAACAGTGAAAGAACCAGGAAGGATGATGAGAGGATCTGGGTGTGCCTGAAAACTGAGGCCATGGTAACTACTTGATTACCATATCTTGAATAGCTGTCAGAGACACTGTTCTTCTAAAAACATCACCAATTTATCGTGAATTGGAAATATTGTTTTTGTCAGCCATTATAGCAGGTGACCACATAGCTGGGACTCTTGGAGTAAGGAGCCTGGTAAGGCTGCAAGAATCTGATATAGGACTGTGCAGCCAAACAGATTCTCATGGGGAGTCCAGCCTGTGGAGATGGGTAGTGGGTGTAAGCAACCAATCCCTCTGCACATGGCCCTGATGGCAAGAACTACCACCACAGGTTTTCAAACTCTAGAACCAAAAGGCTTTTCTGAGAAGCCCAAAGTTCTGCACACAGTGAAGATTATGCCTGGCTGAGGAATGGGCTCAGAGACTATCTGTTTTACACATTGGGCTTCTGTTTGACCCACTGTGGCTCCAAGTAAAATTCCATGTTTTCAAGAGGTTTATTGCTAAAAGAAAGTTGAAAAAATCACTATTATGCATGGCATCAGAAAGCTGGTctctttaaaacagaaataaataaaactctttaGCTAGGAAAGGTTCTTTTTGAAACAGGATAATAAGCAAGATTTAAACCAAGGGCACTGAATAACAGGTACTAGTTCTGTGATGTCCTTAGCattaaatatatctatatctatatctatatctatatctatgtctgtgtctatatctatatctatttttatCTAGCTAGCTACATGACTTTACACATgcagaggagggagagatggTGAACGAGTGCAGTGAtagtcaaaatattttccttggaGCCCCCATGCTGACATAACCTCTTCTCCTACCCCAGTCAGAACAGTTCTACTAGTGTCAATTTTATGCTTCCATGTGAAGGGCTGTATGGCTTAATTTTGAAATCCGCTGTCTTAGTTCATGTGATTCAGATACCACCTCTGCTTCTAATTGTACCACATATACAGGGATTCAGGTAGAATACATGATATACTATTATGAATTTTTCTATCTAGAGTAGGGTTTCTCATCTCGACACTTTTGAGCTGGATAATTGTGGGgggctgttctgtgcattgtaggatgtttagcaacatttctggcttctactcctttagacattgccaaatgccccCTGGAGCGCAAAACTGTCCCCATTTGAGACGACTGGTCTAAAGAAATCTCTTTTGCTTTCAACTGTTTACTAAAGAAGCACagtatttctaatttaaaatattaattcaatctaaaaaatctttaagaatataaatattaACTAGGGTCTCCATCTAAAAGACAACACAGATCATTTTGATGAGGAAATGAAGAGTTCATTATGCTATCATTATAGGCCCTAAATTTAAAAGTATGCAAATATTTTAACCCTGCAATGTATTTACAGAAGTTTAAGATTGGGACAATTAGGAATATATACCCCTTGTTGAAATAATCCTTGTATTACTGATTTCTCCATTTTTGAGTTTTCATCCATTGTTGAAACCAAAGGAGCTACGTGTTCCTGGGCAAATTTTTTAactgcaggaaaaagaaatagtgaTAAGTCTATGTTCAATTGACAGTCATGTCAACAGAATAAAGATGATAACAGTTCACTaattaatacatgaaaatatacatAGGTGCTCTTCTTACTCTTTTACAATATAatttatgaagttttttttttaatacagaaagGTTTAATTCCCTAACCCTTTGTAGCCCTTgatgatattaaaaaataaataatacatgtatatgctgcaaaaatgcaaacaatacaggaagcacaaaatgaaaaatgaaagtctTGTTGGCCCCCTGGTCTCTTTCCCCAAAGAGTAActaattttaagtttcttttgtaatcttttttaaaatcatctatattgatacatacatatacatcaAATCTCTTTTTTACACAAAGGAATCATGAGATACACATTTAACTGTATCTTGATTTTTCCCCTCTACTTAATATATCTTGATGATCTTTCTATGGCAGAGCAACCCATCTaactgggtctttttttttttaatattgcctttgttatatttaatggaagcacattacaatgttactgttgacataaattccagtttgctttgattatgttctTTTCCCAAACACCATCCCTTTTTCATCACTCTGCAAAACTGGGTCCTTTTAATAGCTGAATGGTAGTATAAACAGggcttctcaaccttggcactactgaAATTTTGGGTTTgacaattctttgttgtaggggcctgtcctgtgcattgcagtaTATGTAGCAGCACTGATGGCTTCAGCCCACTAGATGCTAGAAGCAACCCTGACCaattatgacaaccaaaaatgactCTAGACATGCTAAAATTGTCCTCAGTTGAGAATCCCAGTTCTAGACCtttccagtttctctctctctctctttttttttaaagtcttggaTGCATCTGGAATTCATTATGATACCTTCACTATTATAATACCAGGAACAGTGAAAAGAGAACAAAAGTAATGGTGCCATATTGAGGTGTCAGTGCCTGTAGGACTGCTTCCGAATTCCTTCATTTCTGCACAAGCTAttccctctgccaggaatgtCTTCCCTTTCCATGTCTGGCTAACAAACTCCTCTTCACGCTTCAAGGTACAACTTAGGCATCACTCTCTGGAAAGCCTTTGAggattgcatcccttccccactTCCAGCCAGCCATCCCTAGTAAATTTTAGGGGGTCTCTGCTTTGCTCCCCAAACATTCCACACATATCCATGACATTTACCACACTATGTTGacattagttcttttattttctgccttttcttctaGACCATGAGTTCCTTGAAggcatggatttttttcttgcccATCATTGTTTCCCCTGTGCTTAGGACAAGGTAGGCActaaacagacatttattgaatgaatgagtgactaaAGACAGGAAGAAAATCAGAGAGCTCAGGAGATGGAGTTGGGAAGTTTACTCACCTGTGCTCTTTATCATCATCTCCTCTTCTGTAAATGTTTGCAGTGGGGCACAGGGAAATCCATTATTTGTTATATTAAGTACACCTTCTGCCTGGGAAGATTTTAAGACATGAGGAGGAATTTTCCAAGGAGTCAGGCAAGTTGGGAAGTGTCTTCTTAGCTATAGGAATAGTCCCCATTGAAgaagaaacatacaaacaaaagatAAGAAAGGTATTTTAGATCAGTTTTCTTTGGATATAAGTTTTCAACCATTCTTATATTTTATATCACCAAAATAAGAGAGCTTAAATCTGGTACATATTTTCAATTACTCTCTTTTGGACATAAACACAACTTAGTGtgttaaaaaaattatctccTTTATCCAGTAATGAGCTGGTGTAAGTAAACAAATTTCTCTGATAACTAACTTTTGCTAATTAAGGCAACAACTTTGTAGATGGAACACATTCTCAAGATGTATTTCACATCTGACTTCTTCTGAATATAATACTGTACTGATGCCTAAGAACGGCCATTGTAAAAGGCACACTCTGTGGGCAGGAACCTGTGGAGGCACGAGGACAACTGAGGGCAGCAGAGCCACTTGGTCCTCCCTGAGCCCAATGCCCCCCATCTCTGTCCCTGGCAGCTATGCTTTTTTTGGTTTCCAGGGATACTTTTgcgtttatttttttttctcagcttctcATTAGTAAGAGACAGTACACACAAGAATTAAGAAAATAGGTTCTGGCATTTGGAAGAACTAATTTCAAATTCCAGTAGCTACTATTTACTAACGATGTGATATTGGGCAAGTGATTTTTAACCTCCccgttttctcacctgtaaaacagATAATAATACCTCTTGGGAATGTTGTGAGGATCAAGGAGACAATCCACATAATTGTGGATAGTATCTAACATATAGGAAGAGCTCAATAAACATCAACTCTGATTTATTTAAACTACTAAGACTATAGTGGTGGTAGTGACAGAAGCAGCAGTGACAATAAGACAGTTAAACTGTCAGCTAGATTTACTTGCCATTATTGAAAGGCCCAGTCTTCCAAATACTTTAACATGCCAATTCTACTCGGCTACAATTTTGGTGAAAGATTCCATCCAATTTTAAATGCTTGCTACacctttctattttcctttttcttttcttttctttacataTAATTACAGTGCATGGGAAACAAATGAATAATTAGTATTTTCCTGAACCTAAAAAATTATGGTGAGTGAAAGAAATCAACagcaaaagaccacatattgtatcaTTCCATTCATATGTAATGTCGAGAACAGataaatctataaagacagaaagtagttaATAAAGACAGATTAGTGGCTTCCCGGCACTGAGGTTGGGAACAAGAAGTGCATGCCAATGGTACAATGaccttttggggtgatgggaactCTATAAAATTGGTTTCTGGAGATGGCTGCAGAACTCTGTAAACTTACTGAAAATCACTGAATAACTGTACATTTGAAACtagtgaattttatgatatgtaaattatagatcaataaagctgttaaaaaagtaATACTTTCCTTTTATTCGAGTATctattaaatttaatatattgaGTGTTGGCCATTTAATTAAGAGTTGGTGATGGGACAAAGGGAAAAAGCACATCAGTTTCTGAGAAGCTTATCATCCAGTTAGGGCAACAAGATACAGCCTCTTGCCACAGGCAAGAAACCAAGCCAAAGATTAAGAAGCAAGATTAAGAGGCAAATGGAGTAATACAATGTTTTCTGAATAGTTTTCCCTATTCAGTATTAGTATCCCTAATACTGAAAGActgttaaaaagagaaaagataaaagaaatgagTCACTGTGTTTAAAAACATTGCTAATCTTTATTACTCTATGCTTAAAAACATGGTTAATAATTGCTACCAACATACTGGGCAACCTTTGTAATTATATGCCTAGGAGCCAATGCATTTTGCTCTGGATTAATTTGGGAAAAAGAAACACTGGCTTGTCAGAAGAAAAACATCTCcatttttctagtttttgttttgttttcagtattaGGAGATGGTTTAGGGCAAGTTGCATGGgacattatttttctcattaaaagaCAGAGTTGGGACAGGAAAACTTTGGACTAGAAAGAAGGACGGGGCTATGTGAGGTACTGTCTTCTGGATGAGACAgatggaatgaatgaaaaagaagggCAAAGGAGAAGAAGGTAAGAAATGGAAGCAAAGGGCTTCCAGAAGAGTACAGTTAAGTagcagaaggagagagggaggtcGGTAGCAGCAGGCACAGAGAAAGAAGAACCAGGGAGAAGGTGGAAATATtatggagaagaagaaagaaaagaatggggcACAACTTTGCTCAGTTGTTATTGGTGGAGTCTGGGAGTAGGTCTTCAATATATACTTAAATGAACTGAAGAACGAATCAGGGGACATCTGAGGAGGATGGCAGAGCAGCAAGCTGCAGTTCTCAAACCTCCTCCAAAAACAGGAAGTGGACAGatagaaactgtctgaaacaatggCTTTGGGGCTCCAGAGGCCTGCAAAgcttccagggaagagcaggacaaagaggctgagacattgcagtaaagaactgtgagtaaagcATTCAGTGGCAACTGCCAGTGTCCACCCCCACTTTTGAGGCTGGCTGCCTTAGTCCAGTTCCCAGCTGGTTGCTGCAGATGCAGAGGGAGATGGAAGCTCTCTTCCCCAAGAACTGGGTGGGGAGTGCACGACTGAGTACTGATTACAGCCTTTGATCAGCAAATTGCAATTGCTGGGCCCCGGCTTCAAGCCGTGGTTTCAGCCTGCCCTGGACAAGGATGGCCTGGCCATAGTTTCAACGCTGCCTCCAAAAGGGGTGAAGGCGATGGAAGTTAAAAGAGGCAGGGTTTTAGGGCTGCAGGAAAAATTTGCTGAAGACTTCCATCTGCTGGTCAGGAGAGAAAAGCACAGCTTCGAGGAGCcgtcaaaaaggctttttggcatctttcctgaccctctctccAGGGCTCTGTGGAACTGGTCTGCAATCTCtttgtgagtccctggccctgttgtggctgggaaatactgatttgggaaagtcctttctgaGGTGACCCTCCTCCCATAATTTGCTCTCCATGCAAAAGCAGCAAGAGGCAATGGAAggagattgaaaaataaaaaaaattatagaggcaaaatgaa includes the following:
- the ACADSB gene encoding short/branched chain specific acyl-CoA dehydrogenase, mitochondrial isoform X2 is translated as MTYPKSLVLKMLRRHFPTCLTPWKIPPHVLKSSQAEGVLNITNNGFPCAPLQTFTEEEMMIKSTVKKFAQEHVAPLVSTMDENSKMEKSVIQGLFQQGLMGIEVDPKYGGTGASFFSSVLVIEELAKVDASVALVCDLQNTIINKLIKKHGTEEQKATYLTKLCTEKIGSFCLSESGAGSDPFALKTRAEKKGDYYVINGSKMWISSAEYAELFLVLANIDPSIGYKGITCFLVDRDIEGLHVGKTENKLGIRASSTCPLTFENVKVPETSILGQVGHGYKYALGGLNEGRIGISAQMLGLAQGCFDYTIPYVKERVQFGKRIFDFQGLQHQVAHVATQLEAARLLTYNAARLLVAGRPFIKEASMAKYYASEVAGLTTSKCIEWMGGIGYTKDCPVEKYFRDAKIGTIYEGTSNIQLSTIAKHIDAQY
- the ACADSB gene encoding short/branched chain specific acyl-CoA dehydrogenase, mitochondrial isoform X1; this encodes MASTALRLLRGRELLRRHFPTCLTPWKIPPHVLKSSQAEGVLNITNNGFPCAPLQTFTEEEMMIKSTVKKFAQEHVAPLVSTMDENSKMEKSVIQGLFQQGLMGIEVDPKYGGTGASFFSSVLVIEELAKVDASVALVCDLQNTIINKLIKKHGTEEQKATYLTKLCTEKIGSFCLSESGAGSDPFALKTRAEKKGDYYVINGSKMWISSAEYAELFLVLANIDPSIGYKGITCFLVDRDIEGLHVGKTENKLGIRASSTCPLTFENVKVPETSILGQVGHGYKYALGGLNEGRIGISAQMLGLAQGCFDYTIPYVKERVQFGKRIFDFQGLQHQVAHVATQLEAARLLTYNAARLLVAGRPFIKEASMAKYYASEVAGLTTSKCIEWMGGIGYTKDCPVEKYFRDAKIGTIYEGTSNIQLSTIAKHIDAQY
- the ACADSB gene encoding short/branched chain specific acyl-CoA dehydrogenase, mitochondrial isoform X3, whose product is MMIKSTVKKFAQEHVAPLVSTMDENSKMEKSVIQGLFQQGLMGIEVDPKYGGTGASFFSSVLVIEELAKVDASVALVCDLQNTIINKLIKKHGTEEQKATYLTKLCTEKIGSFCLSESGAGSDPFALKTRAEKKGDYYVINGSKMWISSAEYAELFLVLANIDPSIGYKGITCFLVDRDIEGLHVGKTENKLGIRASSTCPLTFENVKVPETSILGQVGHGYKYALGGLNEGRIGISAQMLGLAQGCFDYTIPYVKERVQFGKRIFDFQGLQHQVAHVATQLEAARLLTYNAARLLVAGRPFIKEASMAKYYASEVAGLTTSKCIEWMGGIGYTKDCPVEKYFRDAKIGTIYEGTSNIQLSTIAKHIDAQY